A genomic stretch from uncultured Cohaesibacter sp. includes:
- the tagF gene encoding type VI secretion system-associated protein TagF gives MSEFVVMNRESAFGWYGKVPFVGDFVQSGLSPGFVQAWDLWLQDLMITGQEALQDQWVSCYMSAPIWRFALSSGICGSHAVAGIVMPSVDRVGRPFPLCLAMEAEDLAWVIYKSLAPVFPALEAAALAMLEEDATLDFLRQALHQVSAEDLISSNLESGTQKSNLPLLFKGREEEALDGLKQHEQATLWISSHDEENRILLTSQMPSGTEMAKVIFNLNAPIWGTPSPTGKP, from the coding sequence ATGTCCGAGTTCGTTGTGATGAATAGGGAAAGCGCTTTTGGATGGTATGGCAAGGTTCCCTTTGTTGGAGACTTTGTTCAATCTGGATTGTCACCCGGCTTTGTCCAGGCATGGGACCTCTGGCTACAGGATTTAATGATAACCGGACAGGAGGCGCTTCAGGATCAATGGGTGAGCTGCTACATGTCGGCGCCAATCTGGCGGTTTGCTTTGTCCTCTGGCATTTGTGGCAGCCATGCTGTCGCTGGAATTGTTATGCCGAGCGTGGATAGGGTTGGTCGCCCGTTCCCGCTCTGCCTCGCGATGGAAGCCGAAGATCTCGCGTGGGTCATCTACAAGAGCCTCGCACCGGTTTTTCCAGCATTGGAAGCGGCCGCATTGGCGATGCTGGAAGAGGATGCAACGTTGGATTTTTTGCGGCAAGCTCTTCACCAAGTGTCTGCGGAAGATCTCATATCGTCTAATCTGGAGAGTGGGACGCAAAAGAGCAATTTGCCTCTCCTTTTTAAAGGGCGTGAGGAAGAAGCCCTTGACGGGTTGAAACAGCATGAACAGGCAACGCTTTGGATCTCATCACATGATGAAGAAAACCGCATTCTTCTGACATCTCAGATGCCGAGTGGGACTGAAATGGCAAAAGTCATATTCAACCTGAATGCGCCTATATGGGGCACCCCAAGCCCGACAGGGAAACCATGA
- a CDS encoding sulfatase-like hydrolase/transferase: MSRFLPFLLVLIISFVVLSLPDNPGAFYWNSFLRLPLEVPIILLLLCLLPRKLAVTSSVVISAALFLLLFLKIADIGVQSAFRRQFNPYLDLKMLVDGWNLLSGTIGRVQGGVIIVTVGAAFLALLVIFLWAGNRLIKADAGMKRPIVSISVAFLVVGTGLLLVGPFPFARADLQSLPYLGKRLVLVKNSILEMQTFERDIKKYDDVSLGEDLFAGIKGRDVILVFVESYGRSAIEDPLYSPLIGPRLEKVDNQLASAGFASASGWLTSPTMGGLSWLAHGTFLSGLWIDSQSRYDRLMISQRKSLNRLFQSSGWQTAAVMPAITMDWPEADYFGYDQVFAAKDLAYKGKPFNWITMPDQFALTAFERLVRQPARKAGHPVMAELALVSSHAPWTPVAKLIDWRNVGDGTIFNEQAESDQSPKVVWADRDNIRDHYIRTIDYSIQTLGDYVSRFGKDAIVIILGDHQPAPVITGENASRAVPVHIISRDKAVVRRFQDEGFSQGMTPKKTAPVLPMDSMRERLVRVLSHSE; encoded by the coding sequence TTGTCTCGGTTTCTGCCTTTTCTGTTAGTGCTCATTATCAGCTTTGTGGTTCTCTCACTACCCGATAATCCTGGCGCTTTTTATTGGAACAGCTTTCTGCGCCTTCCACTTGAGGTGCCGATCATCCTTCTTCTTCTTTGCCTGCTGCCGCGTAAGCTTGCGGTCACCAGCTCTGTTGTCATCTCTGCTGCATTGTTTCTGCTGCTGTTTCTGAAAATTGCAGATATCGGTGTTCAATCTGCCTTCCGAAGGCAATTCAATCCCTATCTGGATCTGAAGATGCTGGTAGATGGCTGGAACCTTCTTTCCGGCACCATCGGGAGAGTTCAGGGAGGTGTGATAATTGTAACCGTTGGTGCGGCATTTCTGGCGCTACTGGTGATATTTCTCTGGGCAGGAAACCGCCTGATCAAAGCCGACGCTGGCATGAAAAGACCTATTGTGTCGATCAGCGTTGCTTTTCTTGTTGTTGGCACCGGACTTCTGCTTGTCGGGCCTTTTCCCTTCGCTCGCGCCGATCTGCAATCCTTGCCATATCTGGGCAAACGACTGGTTCTGGTCAAGAATTCCATTCTCGAAATGCAAACCTTCGAGCGCGATATCAAGAAATATGATGACGTTTCTCTAGGTGAGGATCTGTTCGCCGGGATCAAAGGGCGAGATGTCATCCTCGTTTTTGTTGAATCCTATGGACGCAGCGCCATTGAGGATCCGCTTTATAGCCCTCTGATTGGCCCCAGGCTCGAAAAAGTAGACAACCAGTTGGCTTCTGCCGGATTCGCTTCTGCCAGCGGATGGCTCACCTCTCCGACCATGGGAGGCTTGAGTTGGCTGGCCCATGGCACATTCCTGTCAGGATTATGGATAGACAGTCAATCGCGCTATGACCGGCTCATGATCAGCCAGCGCAAGAGCCTCAATCGACTTTTTCAGTCATCAGGTTGGCAAACAGCGGCGGTCATGCCCGCCATAACCATGGATTGGCCCGAAGCGGACTATTTCGGATATGATCAGGTGTTCGCCGCAAAAGATCTGGCCTACAAAGGCAAGCCTTTCAACTGGATCACTATGCCCGATCAATTCGCCCTGACGGCTTTTGAACGCCTTGTCAGGCAACCAGCCCGGAAAGCGGGGCACCCTGTCATGGCTGAATTGGCCCTTGTGTCCAGCCACGCCCCCTGGACACCGGTCGCCAAGCTGATCGACTGGCGGAACGTTGGCGATGGTACCATTTTCAATGAACAAGCTGAGAGCGATCAGTCACCCAAGGTCGTCTGGGCCGACCGCGACAATATCAGGGATCACTATATCCGGACGATAGATTATTCAATCCAGACGCTTGGAGACTATGTCTCCCGATTTGGAAAAGATGCCATTGTCATCATTCTGGGCGATCATCAACCCGCGCCCGTGATTACCGGCGAGAATGCGTCTCGTGCCGTACCGGTTCATATCATAAGTCGGGACAAGGCAGTGGTTCGCAGGTTCCAAGACGAGGGGTTTTCCCAAGGGATGACTCCTAAAAAGACTGCGCCAGTGTTGCCTATGGACAGCATGCGAGAGCGCTTGGTGCGTGTCCTCAGTCACTCGGAATGA
- the icmH gene encoding type IVB secretion system protein IcmH/DotU — MMTSDDPFAEPFDTDKTVIRPNPGGRRQTTAKQPSPSTQPARPASSAPSVSRTGLGGNIPVVPTSVAATGMNPLNAAASTLFSLVARIRNRAQHSDPAALRQSVVSEIRTFGDTAQQNGVPVQSIRAARYAICATIDDVVLNTPWGGQSIWAQQSMVGTFHKETHGGDRFYELLSSLEKAPSQNIDLLEFLYICLSLGFEGRLRVETRGAEKHLHIRDGLARLIRTHRGDADRDLSPHWRGVDVAHRILSNWVPVWVTGGVVLAGMCLLFFGFSFALSKDTDLLRDKITALNVSGPVVLERPAPPPPPPPPTPKEVEVIETVSAFLEPEIKEGLVSVEKAGNTLVVRLAGQGMFPSASDRLEKRFETVVDRVAEALDGEEGKIIVAGHSDNIPISTARFPSNLALSLARAKSVMNRISEKLSDKDRISAEGRADKEPIASNDTAEGRAKNRRIEVILVKAS; from the coding sequence ATGATGACATCCGACGATCCTTTTGCAGAGCCGTTCGATACGGACAAGACTGTGATCCGACCCAATCCCGGGGGGCGTCGCCAGACCACGGCCAAGCAACCAAGTCCCTCTACCCAGCCGGCACGTCCTGCGTCTAGCGCTCCCTCCGTCTCGCGAACTGGTCTAGGCGGCAACATCCCTGTTGTGCCGACAAGCGTAGCTGCCACCGGAATGAATCCGCTCAATGCAGCGGCTTCGACCCTGTTTTCCCTTGTTGCGCGCATAAGGAACCGCGCTCAACATTCAGATCCAGCAGCCCTGCGCCAGAGCGTCGTGAGTGAAATCCGTACTTTCGGAGATACAGCCCAACAGAATGGTGTCCCAGTCCAGTCTATCCGGGCAGCTCGTTACGCAATTTGCGCAACAATCGACGATGTCGTTCTCAATACCCCATGGGGTGGCCAGAGCATCTGGGCTCAGCAAAGCATGGTCGGAACCTTCCATAAGGAAACCCACGGTGGCGACCGTTTCTACGAGTTGCTCTCCAGCTTGGAAAAAGCGCCTTCGCAAAATATCGATTTGCTCGAATTCCTCTATATCTGCCTCAGTCTGGGCTTCGAAGGACGCTTGAGAGTGGAGACGCGCGGTGCGGAAAAGCACCTGCACATTCGGGACGGCTTGGCGCGACTTATTCGGACGCACAGGGGCGATGCGGATCGGGATCTTTCGCCGCACTGGCGGGGTGTCGATGTGGCCCACAGGATCCTGTCCAACTGGGTTCCGGTGTGGGTTACCGGAGGCGTCGTACTCGCAGGTATGTGTTTGCTGTTCTTTGGCTTTTCCTTTGCTTTGAGCAAGGACACGGATCTTTTGCGTGACAAAATCACCGCGCTCAATGTCAGCGGGCCGGTTGTGCTGGAACGCCCAGCTCCGCCACCGCCGCCACCACCACCTACGCCGAAGGAAGTTGAAGTGATTGAAACTGTCTCAGCTTTCCTCGAACCAGAAATCAAAGAAGGCCTGGTTTCCGTCGAAAAAGCAGGCAACACACTGGTTGTCAGACTGGCCGGACAAGGCATGTTTCCTTCGGCCTCAGACCGTCTTGAGAAACGCTTTGAAACCGTTGTCGATCGCGTTGCCGAGGCACTTGATGGTGAAGAAGGAAAAATCATTGTCGCTGGTCATTCGGACAATATTCCCATCAGTACAGCTCGGTTTCCCTCCAATCTGGCATTGTCTTTGGCCCGGGCCAAATCGGTTATGAACCGTATTTCGGAAAAGCTGTCTGATAAGGACCGCATCTCTGCAGAAGGACGCGCCGACAAGGAGCCTATCGCATCGAACGATACTGCTGAAGGCCGTGCCAAGAACCGCCGCATCGAAGTCATATTAGTGAAGGCAAGCTGA
- a CDS encoding M15 family metallopeptidase: MSGALTRDNHAVYGLMETTRGAHAQDLRRQAEGQKFAGRYSNYDQPKRFLWQAPVTMIRIFSALLIAIAISITPLTWHFGKLYFEPTQPEQVVPRDDTALRVEIDALRNHVRELQTRIDGLDARLSLGLRSDAKDDVPASEGIAPASDSLKDSFAKVVLIADRRNANNGLRIASPSFLSNLLGLPRENLTDDCQQATNPKLATLLKTEDVGPIQARMLEPALISLRQVFANVQVFEPELYTRIKSAGSLCVRRIRGSASSASAHAYGLALDINIDGVLDSLDDGKTQLGLILLADFFKKEGWIWGAGFGREDSMHFEVSREKLQQWRRLGEI; the protein is encoded by the coding sequence GTGTCGGGAGCACTCACTCGTGACAACCATGCCGTATATGGCCTGATGGAAACCACGAGAGGGGCTCATGCGCAAGACTTACGCCGACAAGCCGAAGGGCAGAAATTTGCTGGACGCTATAGCAATTATGATCAGCCGAAACGATTTCTCTGGCAGGCTCCAGTTACCATGATCCGTATCTTTTCAGCACTGCTGATTGCCATAGCGATATCCATTACACCTTTGACCTGGCATTTTGGAAAACTGTATTTCGAGCCGACACAGCCTGAGCAGGTTGTCCCCCGTGACGATACTGCACTCAGAGTAGAAATAGATGCCTTGCGCAATCACGTGCGCGAGCTACAAACCCGGATTGATGGTCTGGATGCGCGCCTGTCACTTGGGCTTCGCAGCGATGCAAAAGATGATGTGCCCGCAAGCGAAGGCATTGCGCCTGCGTCAGACAGCCTCAAGGATTCTTTTGCTAAGGTCGTGCTGATTGCTGATCGCCGCAACGCCAACAACGGCCTGAGAATCGCCTCGCCATCTTTTCTTTCGAACCTACTTGGATTGCCACGCGAAAACCTGACCGATGATTGCCAACAGGCAACCAATCCCAAGCTAGCTACTCTGCTCAAAACCGAAGATGTCGGGCCGATTCAAGCCAGGATGCTGGAACCCGCCCTCATTTCTCTTCGACAGGTTTTTGCCAATGTGCAGGTTTTCGAACCTGAGCTTTACACACGGATCAAAAGCGCTGGCTCACTTTGCGTAAGACGTATTCGGGGATCGGCCAGCTCAGCCTCCGCCCATGCCTACGGTTTGGCGCTGGACATCAATATTGATGGTGTGCTCGATAGCCTGGACGATGGCAAGACGCAGCTCGGTCTTATCCTGCTGGCTGACTTCTTCAAGAAGGAAGGCTGGATCTGGGGCGCAGGGTTTGGACGCGAGGACTCCATGCATTTCGAGGTCAGTCGCGAAAAGCTGCAACAGTGGCGAAGATTGGGTGAAATCTAA
- a CDS encoding protein phosphatase 2C domain-containing protein: MYPKPEQPVRKSSAITHTGLVRKVNEDAILSRPELDLWAISDGMGGHVAGDFASHTVVQALQLLANDLEPADVMRKARQALYQAHNEIKAEATRRSLGTIGATAVLLALSQTNFLCLWVGDSRLYRYRDGEIEIISSDHSVVGELVEQGYLTWKEAENHPQSNQITRAVGVNDILEIDKRRGEIRSGDRFLLCSDGLSKYANERVLLRYLSESPIESVSNDLLQFALDAGASDNVSIIVVEV, encoded by the coding sequence ATGTATCCTAAACCTGAACAGCCTGTAAGAAAGAGCAGTGCCATTACCCATACCGGCTTGGTGAGAAAGGTAAATGAGGACGCTATTCTTTCGCGGCCGGAACTCGATCTATGGGCCATTTCCGACGGCATGGGAGGGCATGTAGCAGGTGATTTTGCCAGTCACACAGTTGTTCAAGCACTCCAGTTGCTTGCCAATGATCTGGAGCCGGCGGACGTGATGCGCAAAGCTCGGCAGGCGCTTTATCAGGCCCACAACGAAATCAAGGCCGAGGCCACACGTCGATCTCTGGGAACCATAGGCGCAACGGCAGTGCTTCTCGCTTTGTCACAAACCAATTTCCTTTGCCTCTGGGTAGGAGACAGTCGTCTTTATCGCTATCGTGATGGCGAAATCGAAATCATCAGCTCGGATCATTCGGTTGTGGGCGAACTTGTCGAGCAGGGCTACCTGACTTGGAAAGAAGCCGAGAACCATCCGCAATCGAACCAGATCACGCGGGCGGTTGGCGTGAATGATATTCTCGAAATAGACAAACGTCGCGGCGAAATACGCTCCGGTGACCGCTTCCTGCTTTGTTCAGACGGGCTGTCAAAATATGCGAACGAGCGTGTTCTGCTTCGCTATCTTTCTGAAAGTCCGATTGAATCTGTTAGCAATGACCTTCTGCAATTCGCTCTTGATGCCGGTGCCTCGGACAATGTTTCCATAATTGTTGTTGAGGTTTGA
- the tssM gene encoding type VI secretion system membrane subunit TssM: MLKTARSYLFNIFTVLIVFSLIMAFAIWYLGPLLAIGSLRPFDLVSSRIIAIGIILAGLIIAILVIQLRRSNKDQEMAQAITRNNASPASKEDETVKAELDELKSRMNEALAFLRKSKLGGRFGSVPLYQLPWYVIIGPPGAGKTTAIVNSGLKFPLAESIGKTPIGGVGGTRYCDWWFTNEAVLLDTAGRYTTQDSNQDADARAWTGFLDMLKKYRKRQPINGAIVSISLSDLSMLDEDSRRAHARAIRTRLHELRERLGVRFPIYIMFTKADLIAGFQEFFDNLGSEERAQVWGFTLPYEKSNPTDDLLAGFEKEFDRLLSRLSNRSLERMQAETDYQRRSLISGFPNQIASLRSVAKSFLGDIFQESRYEDNQFLRGVYFTSGTQEGTPIDRLMMGMAREFGIGRQAIGTGRGQGRSYFLTRLLTGVIFKESGLVSNNDKVERRYRWIKGAAITASILALGATGAALGNSFFGNKALISSASAQVDSFSKKSEQIPRSPISDADIAATAPALNILRDLPGNPAASDAEPPIELTFGLFQGDAIGTETAQTYRNALNTMLLPRLLFRLEEQMQANMNNPDLLFEALKVYLMLGLQGPMDAETVEQWMKADWALAFSGDEQLQSDLLGHLDAMIHQPMQQIALDGPLVEQIQALLAETPLAERIYKGIINAPPAKLLAPLRITDVGGPAVSRVMLRPSGRPLSSGVDGIYTRKGFLTYFLPKLATVGERAKFENLVLGSRAEEVTPEALKTLGRDVLALYESDYVTQYDQLLGDIDIIPMESIGRATQVINILSGPASPIRNILKAVSSETKLTTAPQSQIVAGKVGSEASSIVKDKIRQSLDSDGQAIFNALGAATNTGTDEAGAQQPGQFVEQRFADLHALVDSPEGAPSELDEVISRMGDIFNELNRLSLGQNTGAALVGKNGNAAAELQAATTRLPNPLQRWATQVVAASSGAAVGGARADINAKWQAQVLPFCTKAIKGRYPFNRQAKADVALQDFGRLFAPSGLIDKFFNENLAQFVDTASNPWRLKRVNGVDIGISNSVIAQFQKATEIRDSFFLSSGLPAITFDVTPVALDPNIEQVTVEIDGQPVIYAHGPPEVTPITWPGQNGPRRNRVAFTPSQANIKNDIQRDGPWGWFRLLDTAEIRRTNVTDRNSVIFNIGGRIAIFQIRAGSALNPFTISALKGFSCPSSL, from the coding sequence ATGCTTAAGACCGCACGATCCTATCTCTTCAATATCTTCACTGTGTTGATAGTGTTCAGCCTGATCATGGCATTTGCCATATGGTATCTGGGGCCTCTTCTGGCAATTGGCTCTTTGCGGCCGTTTGATCTCGTCAGTTCGCGGATCATCGCGATCGGCATCATTCTGGCAGGGCTGATCATTGCTATATTGGTCATCCAATTGCGTCGTAGCAACAAAGATCAGGAAATGGCGCAAGCGATCACTCGCAACAACGCAAGTCCTGCATCAAAAGAAGATGAAACCGTCAAAGCCGAGCTGGACGAACTCAAAAGCCGCATGAATGAGGCGCTTGCTTTTCTGCGCAAATCCAAACTAGGAGGACGCTTTGGCTCGGTTCCGCTCTACCAGCTTCCCTGGTATGTGATTATCGGCCCTCCAGGAGCTGGCAAAACGACTGCTATCGTTAATTCCGGCCTTAAATTTCCTCTTGCCGAGAGCATTGGGAAAACGCCGATTGGCGGCGTTGGCGGTACGCGCTACTGCGATTGGTGGTTCACCAATGAAGCAGTCTTGCTGGACACAGCCGGTCGCTACACGACCCAGGACAGCAATCAGGACGCTGACGCTAGGGCATGGACCGGATTCCTTGACATGCTCAAGAAATATCGCAAAAGGCAGCCAATCAACGGAGCCATCGTCTCTATCAGCCTTTCAGACCTATCCATGCTAGACGAAGACTCCCGCCGGGCTCATGCTCGCGCTATTCGAACCCGTCTTCATGAGTTGCGCGAGCGGCTTGGCGTGCGTTTTCCCATTTATATCATGTTCACCAAGGCGGACCTGATTGCCGGATTTCAGGAGTTTTTCGACAATCTCGGCTCGGAAGAACGAGCGCAAGTATGGGGTTTCACACTGCCCTATGAAAAGAGCAATCCAACAGACGATCTGCTCGCCGGGTTCGAAAAAGAATTCGATCGCTTGCTGTCGCGGCTTTCCAATAGAAGTCTTGAGCGGATGCAGGCGGAAACAGATTATCAACGTCGCAGTCTTATTTCCGGTTTTCCAAACCAGATTGCCTCTCTGCGCTCGGTTGCCAAGTCATTTCTTGGCGACATCTTTCAGGAAAGCCGCTACGAAGACAACCAGTTCCTGCGCGGGGTCTATTTTACCTCTGGCACGCAAGAGGGCACTCCCATAGATCGCCTCATGATGGGCATGGCGCGAGAGTTCGGCATCGGTCGACAGGCAATTGGAACGGGAAGGGGACAAGGCCGCAGCTACTTCCTCACCCGTTTGCTGACCGGAGTCATCTTCAAGGAATCCGGTCTGGTTTCAAACAATGACAAGGTCGAAAGGCGATATCGCTGGATCAAGGGGGCTGCGATCACAGCCAGCATCCTTGCATTAGGGGCAACCGGAGCGGCGCTTGGCAACAGCTTCTTCGGCAACAAGGCCCTGATCTCCTCGGCGAGTGCTCAGGTGGATTCTTTCAGCAAGAAATCCGAGCAGATTCCCCGTAGTCCGATTTCTGACGCCGATATTGCCGCTACAGCACCTGCGCTCAACATTTTGCGCGACCTGCCGGGCAATCCTGCTGCCAGTGATGCCGAACCACCGATAGAGCTCACATTTGGCCTCTTTCAGGGAGATGCAATCGGGACGGAAACCGCCCAGACCTATCGCAATGCCCTCAACACAATGCTTCTTCCCCGTTTACTATTTCGGCTGGAAGAACAGATGCAGGCCAACATGAACAATCCGGATCTGTTGTTTGAAGCGCTCAAGGTCTATCTCATGCTCGGCTTGCAAGGTCCCATGGATGCAGAGACAGTGGAGCAGTGGATGAAGGCAGACTGGGCCTTAGCCTTTTCAGGTGACGAGCAACTGCAAAGTGATTTGCTAGGTCATCTGGATGCAATGATCCATCAACCCATGCAGCAGATTGCCCTTGATGGTCCCTTGGTCGAACAGATTCAGGCTCTACTTGCCGAAACACCTCTGGCCGAGCGCATCTATAAGGGCATCATCAATGCCCCACCAGCCAAGCTACTCGCGCCCTTGCGGATTACAGATGTTGGAGGCCCTGCGGTTTCTCGCGTGATGCTTCGTCCATCAGGTAGACCGTTGAGTTCCGGTGTTGATGGCATCTATACGCGCAAAGGCTTCCTAACCTATTTCCTGCCAAAACTGGCAACTGTTGGCGAGAGGGCAAAGTTCGAGAATCTGGTGCTCGGTTCCCGTGCTGAAGAGGTGACACCGGAAGCATTGAAAACACTGGGACGTGATGTGCTGGCTCTTTATGAAAGTGACTATGTTACCCAATATGACCAGCTTCTGGGGGATATTGATATCATACCGATGGAAAGCATCGGGCGGGCAACTCAGGTCATCAACATTCTCTCCGGTCCGGCATCTCCGATCCGCAATATCCTGAAAGCAGTCTCGTCAGAAACCAAACTGACCACCGCACCTCAAAGCCAGATCGTCGCTGGTAAAGTCGGTTCAGAGGCGTCCAGCATCGTAAAGGACAAGATACGTCAGTCGCTTGATTCCGACGGTCAGGCCATTTTCAACGCCTTGGGGGCCGCGACCAACACCGGCACCGATGAGGCAGGGGCACAACAACCGGGGCAATTTGTCGAGCAGCGTTTTGCCGACTTGCATGCGCTGGTTGATAGTCCTGAAGGGGCCCCTTCGGAATTGGATGAGGTGATCTCCCGGATGGGGGATATCTTCAACGAGCTGAACCGTCTTTCGCTTGGCCAGAATACGGGGGCTGCTCTTGTCGGCAAGAATGGCAATGCTGCCGCAGAATTGCAAGCAGCTACGACACGCCTGCCAAACCCCTTGCAACGCTGGGCAACGCAGGTTGTCGCAGCCTCATCTGGCGCGGCGGTTGGCGGTGCACGCGCTGATATCAATGCCAAATGGCAGGCTCAGGTGCTCCCCTTCTGCACCAAGGCAATCAAGGGGCGCTATCCGTTCAATCGGCAGGCGAAGGCAGACGTGGCCTTGCAGGATTTTGGTCGGCTCTTTGCGCCGAGCGGCTTGATAGACAAGTTCTTCAATGAAAATCTCGCTCAATTTGTCGATACCGCCTCCAATCCGTGGCGCCTCAAACGCGTGAATGGTGTCGATATCGGTATTTCAAACTCCGTTATCGCCCAGTTTCAGAAGGCCACTGAAATCCGGGATAGCTTTTTTCTATCCTCCGGCCTTCCTGCGATCACATTCGATGTCACGCCGGTCGCTCTTGACCCCAATATAGAGCAGGTGACGGTTGAGATTGACGGACAACCGGTCATCTATGCGCACGGGCCACCAGAAGTGACTCCGATCACGTGGCCTGGACAAAATGGACCACGCCGCAATCGCGTAGCCTTTACCCCCTCGCAGGCCAACATCAAGAACGACATCCAGAGAGATGGTCCATGGGGATGGTTCCGATTGCTCGATACAGCGGAAATCCGACGAACCAACGTGACGGATCGCAACAGCGTGATCTTCAATATTGGCGGCCGGATCGCAATCTTCCAGATCCGGGCAGGTTCGGCCCTGAACCCATTCACCATCTCGGCTCTCAAGGGCTTCTCATGTCCGAGTTCGTTGTGA
- a CDS encoding lysylphosphatidylglycerol synthase transmembrane domain-containing protein, with protein MSALASLGLLAVLVLVTDPARLIETLKTVPAGHVAAAFLAVQIQILASAYRWRFTAGRLGHEIAAGLAIQEYYVSSALNLILPGGMSGDAIRAYRNRTECEGGWKRPAAAVLLERLSGQIAFFFLCTMGVFAWPLFLKVHFAEQINVAIWALITLILIVGTCVLAAKYTRLSEQLRKLGPSLASVFWRDGAWIVQAGLNVIVVTGYIATFMIASDAVGASLPPIAAFTIIPLCLLTMLIPAGIGGWGTREAAAAVLWPVLGFDSTQGLAASLLYGGLSLAGASIPGMIAVFIAISKGRISKAKKFR; from the coding sequence ATGTCAGCCCTCGCAAGCCTTGGTTTGCTTGCCGTATTGGTTCTGGTGACTGATCCGGCCCGCTTGATCGAAACGCTCAAGACCGTACCGGCTGGACATGTGGCGGCGGCTTTTCTGGCAGTACAGATCCAGATCCTCGCCTCGGCCTACCGTTGGCGTTTCACTGCCGGACGCCTTGGACACGAAATAGCAGCTGGACTTGCCATTCAAGAATATTACGTAAGCAGCGCGCTCAATCTCATTCTGCCAGGTGGTATGAGCGGCGATGCCATCCGGGCCTATCGCAATAGAACCGAGTGCGAAGGTGGCTGGAAAAGACCTGCAGCGGCAGTTTTGCTCGAACGATTGTCCGGACAGATCGCCTTTTTCTTCCTTTGCACAATGGGAGTCTTTGCGTGGCCGCTCTTCCTGAAAGTTCATTTTGCAGAACAGATCAATGTTGCGATCTGGGCTCTTATCACCTTGATCCTTATTGTTGGAACCTGCGTCTTGGCTGCCAAGTATACTCGGCTTTCCGAGCAGCTCCGTAAACTGGGACCGAGCCTTGCCAGTGTCTTCTGGCGAGACGGAGCATGGATCGTTCAGGCAGGGCTGAATGTCATCGTCGTGACAGGCTATATAGCAACATTCATGATTGCTTCGGATGCTGTTGGTGCATCTTTGCCGCCAATCGCCGCCTTCACCATTATTCCACTTTGTCTTTTGACAATGCTGATCCCGGCAGGCATTGGAGGATGGGGAACACGGGAAGCCGCAGCGGCTGTCCTCTGGCCCGTTTTGGGCTTCGACAGCACCCAGGGCCTTGCGGCAAGCCTGCTTTACGGCGGGCTTTCGCTTGCCGGAGCTTCCATTCCCGGTATGATTGCCGTTTTCATAGCGATCAGTAAAGGGCGTATCAGCAAAGCAAAAAAGTTCCGGTAA